A region of the Phaeodactylum tricornutum CCAP 1055/1 chromosome 1, whole genome shotgun sequence genome:
ACAGCAACAGGCTGCATTAGAGAAAGTCCAGCAAAACCAACAGACCCAGCAAAGTGGACATGGAATCAATTCGTTGGATATGCTTACTACAGGTTTAGGAGGTCTCGGACTCGGAGGTCCAGGCGATACCCGCGGCAACGATGCGAGTAGCAGCGCTTCCATGGTAGGTTCATCTCAAGGAAATAAACAATTTGCTGCGATGGAAGGCGGAAGCTCCTACTTGTTATCGGGACTGGAACAGTCCTTTACAACTGCCCCGAACGCTGGCGACACGGATCGCACTCGACCGTACACTCCACAAAATCCGTATCCCTCACCGTCGTCCTACCCATCGACGCCTTCAGCAATCTTTGAGAATCCTGGTGTATTTGAAAAGTTCGGGACAGATTGTCTTTTCTTTATCTTCTACTATGCTCAAGGAACATACCAGCAATATTTGGCAGCTCGTGAGTTGAAGAAACAAAGCTGGCGCTTCCACAAGAAGTACATGACTTGGTTTCAGCGGCATGAAGAACCCAAGATAACTACTGACGAGTACGAGCAAGGGACGTATGTATACTTTGATTACGAGACAGGCTGGTGCACTCGAATCAAGACAGACTTTCGTTTCGAATattcttttttggaagacacTCTACAGTAATTTTAAATGAAAAATATTCAAAACCTCCACAATTTTCCATTCACCGGCAGCACAGAATTGATATAAGAACTCCTTAAACCTGTGCAATTATTGGAAAATTCACTTGCTAGCATTACTTCCatgttcttcttcttccgcttcccGGAGCTGCCGTCTTGCGAGTACACCGCCGCCTTGTCCAATGGTTTGACCATCAAACTTGATCACCAGCGCCGTCATGTTATCTTTACTCCCCATATCCAAACAGCAATCGAGCATCTGCCGGTAAAAAAGAACAAAAGCTTAGATGTTTGCGATATATCAGTCACAAAAGCCGACGCCGGAACAGAACACTGACCTCTTCGCAAATCAAGCCAACGTTTGACTCGCCCTCCTGGAACAGTTGCGATACTGTTTTCACAGCCTCGTAATTTGTTTGCACATCCCATATACCATCACAGGCTATAATGATGAATTCATCTTGCAATGTATCACGATCTTGTACCATGATATCAGGAATTGGCGATACCTTTTGATCGCCAGGTTTCATTTCCAAAGAAGGCACCTCACTATTCGCAGCCAATACAACATCCAGTCGCTTGAAACGATAGTCGCCAAGACCACGAGACACAGCCAAATCGCCTTCTACCCGACCCCCCGCCACGTACCCACCCGCTGCCCGGATCCGCTGCTgttcctcatcgtcgtcgggtTTGTGATCGTACGAGAGGGGGACAACCTTAGTGCCCGATCTCGAGAAGACGGATCGTGAATCACCAGCGTTAGCACAGATAATCCATTCTGGCGTCACCACGACAACACACGCGGTCGTACCGGAATCTCCTTCTCCTTCGACGGATTTCTCCGAattcattgttgttgtctctGCTGTTGTAGCATCCCCGCAAGAGCCTGTATGTTTTCCATTTTCGGTGTCGGTGTCACCAATCGAAATCTTGGAATGGTACGGAGTATCCGCATCTGGAACATGGCTGCCTTGCAAAGCAAGGGCAATTTCTTTGTCAATTTCCACAAATGCATCTCTCAAGGCGGCTTCAAGCATCCCTAAACCGTTCTGCACATACTGTGCCTTTCCTGACGCTGGCATAGTTTCTCTACTTTCCGCCCACTCCTTACTGAAATTAGCGTAGTCTACGAATTTAGGTTGTCTGGAAAGTACGCGACAAAAGTTGCGTCCGGAATACATCGCTGCAAACGTCCCGCCATGGCCGTCAAACACGGCAAACAGAGAATGTCCATCTAGGGGAATTTCGTTGACCTCGGCGCCACTACCAACGTTGCTTTCAATCGCGTACAGCTCTTCTTGCGTAATGTGCGCGTCTTCCATGTGTACACGCCATCCTTGCATCGACGAGACGCCGTAGGGGATGCCTTCCGGAGTAGTACCTACATGTGTTTCTTTCTCCGTCACGGGGGCTCCTAAGAGGTTGCCCATTCTGATGCTGGGTGCTCCTTCTATAGCTATTGCTTCAGACTAGATGCTGTTAATCACACCAGGACACGATCAAAATTAAATATAGAAGAAAATAGAACCTCTGAAACAACTGAGGTATATTTGACGAAAGGAGGCCACTGAAGGCAACCTGCTCCAAGCTTGCGTTCAAAGGCGCTTGCGCATCTTCAAGTCTACCTACCGGCAGCGCGAACTGCTGATATTTGGCCTTGCCCTGAAGGTCGTTGGATGAACCTGCATAATTGCGACAAACATATGTCGTAACGACTTCTGGTAAATACAATCCCGTTCAAATAAGACGATCTTtcactttacagttaagcAGTTAATTCTATTTCGCAGAATCCAAAACGCAGTAATAATTTTCCGTGAGGGTAGAATGCAACCCATTTTTGTGACTTAATGAGTGAGCCAAGCGACCTACCGGTAGTTTCCTAACAGAGTAGGTAGTGTTTCTGTAGGCTCTGGAGTACTTTTCATCGACCGACATTCTCTGCAGATTGCGTTCTCTACGGCTGAATGTAAAATCATATTTTCAttagttaactgtaaacatcAGGCGTGACCCTCTCGGACTGAAAATATATATTACACCTTGTAAATGCGGAAGACACAAAATGAGGAGAGAGTATCTGCCAAGTATATACCTTTCCATCAAGTACTCTATGTCATTAAATGGTCATCCAAAGGATTGCCAAAGATCTCGTGCCGCGGCGTCGCGAGAATGACTGGCCGGCGGCTTTCAAACAGTGTCAACTTCAACATGTAAATGAATAGCAGAATGCATGTCGCAACCGCAAAGACCAGCGTCTCGTTGACAAACTTaaactttgccaaaatcACAACGGCGGTTATCGTTACCAGAAAGATGACGGCCATAGCGAAAGGAGGAAGACCTGGCATGGGTTCAAAGTCACCGTATATTCGTGCCTTGTGTTGAGCCTTCAATCGCTTGGCGACAATTAAGACCATCATTCCCGTCAAGAAAGTGCACATGATTGCGAGGAGAGCAATATCTGAAGTCGACCATTCGTCGGTACGAAAAAAGTCAAGGGATCGGCATTCTTCATCGCACCATACTCCGTATTTATAAATTCGCTGACACATATTCCATTCGCCAACGTCGTAGTTGTCATACAGCGAGCGCTTTTCGACGATACGTTCGTATTCGTTCCAAAACGTATCGCGGTATGACTGAGGGGAAGCAAAAGGACCGGATGAGATGACAACATGGATAAAAAGATCACTAGCATAGTCGAGTGCGTAAAATGTACCTGCAAGTCTTCTTTCGATGTCGTCAACAGCCGGCCACCGTAGTAGTCGTCATCGACAGCTGCACCATCACCCGATACATCATCCTTGTTGCTGTAGTACTTATCTTCGTAGGCGGTACTGGATCCATTGTCCCCTTCTTGATCACGTTTTTGGCTGTTATCCGCAATGTAGTCATCGTCGTACCAATTTTCGGTTTGCTTGTTGAAACTCTCCGAGACCTGATCAGGTGAACAGGTCAAACAAGAGTAGAACGGAGGGCGGAAAGAAATTTTCGACGAAATTATATTGTTTCCGACAATAAATCCCTTTGCAGCGTGCTTGCGAGAAGACTGCCCGTCATCGTAGGGCTGAGAGCATTGAGCGTCTGTGTATACATGCAACTGTAGCTTTGTCGAAGTGTAAGTTTCTCTCTCCATACACCCAATTTTCCCATATAGGACGCTAGCAGAGTTTCCAGATTCGAGCTGGACACAGTTGAGGTAAGCAGCGTCACTGGGCAGCGCAAAGCTTTGACCGTCAACAAGAGCCTGGTAGTTAAAATATGCTCTCATATAATGAGCGACCGAAACGACAAAAGTTGATATTTCGGCGAAATGACATTGATAGCTTTGATTAGAATCGTACAATTGAAACTTGATCATGTGTCCATTGTTGCTGTAAGAATGCGACGAGCTCGAAGTTAGCACATGcccaacaaaagaaaatcacACCACGCTCTTGTACATACTAATTTATGCAGGAGAGCGGCATGATAGACACTCCATCGAACCCAATATTCTGATTCCAGTGGAATTTGTCATCGTCGATGTTCTCGTATTGcgccttttctttttgataGCTGCTTGTTCCATCATCACTATGCACAAAAAAATGGATGTGTAAGCACCACCTACAAGACCGCAAAGCGCCGGAAAAAACATATTCCTGAGATTAACTCACGCGTTCGAGGATTGTTGGCCGTCACCATTGTTTAGGGCATAGTCATCCGTGTAAAAATCGTCATTAGCCGCAACCAAGGTAGCAGGTGCGTCGCCTCCGAGGTAAAAGAGCGAGAATATCACCATAAAGGAAGCATACCCCAAAGGCATTCGCCTCCTCCAGCTTATGGAACGCCGTTTTTGCCGAGCGCATGTTCTGCGCATCCTATTGTGGTCAGAGTCATCCGCTGTATCCATAGTTGTTTGCCCCGTAGCGCTGTGAAAGCTCTCACAGTAATCCAGTAAAGCCGCCTAGTAGAATGGCTCTGCGAACTTGGCACCTACAACGACTGTAAGCGTTCTCAAGACCCTCCAGTATTGATATCGCTTTTCAGAAGTGCATCGACGTCTGAGATTAAGATGACTCAAAGAAAAAGCCTCGTTTACTCTTTGCTGAGGATCGGGGTTTGTCTGTTGGCTATTTTGAGAGAGATGGCGACAGAATTGCATCGGCCAAGAATCGGAAGAGGCATTACAGGGATTGCTAATCACGATTCGTTTGTCCTGCAGTATGATAGGACTACTCCTAAAGGAAATCAGTATGACCGCATTGGTAAAGTATATATAGCAAAAAATTGTGAGATTCCAGTTGGGATTTCATTCGCCATTTGGAATGTGAAACGAATTTCTATGCAACAATCGCTAAATTATGTCTGGCCGTATCAAAATATGATTATCTAAAGAAATAATTAATAATGGGAGTGCCACTTGCAATCTCGTTGTGCTATTGGAGCCggctttcacagtcaacaaaaatGATTGCGTACGTAGTGCGGACAATGGTTTGAAGCAGCTACCGAGGTAGCTAGTTGATTCGTCGCCTTTAATGTTAGAAGACACCAACAGTGGACTCCATTTCCTTAACCTAGTAACAGATCAACCACCAGTCGTAATACGAGTAAGAAACTGTGACATCAATGATTGTCGTTCAACGCGTAAAAAGGTAATATTTATTCAGCCAGCGACACAGTCCTGTTGAGCCTGGACATTCCTCCTCGCTTCATATGAGCTGTAAGATcagtttctttttccagtCAGTTCTGTGTGCAAGCTATGGCGAGGTGCTGACAAGGTTATCCGTAAGGCTTATAGCAAAACTGTCGCCTACATTGAAACCTGCCAGCGTGCCCAAGCCAGGCTTCGCAAGTGTACCCATAGCTCCTCCAAGTGCTCCCATACCAAGTTCGACTCCGCGAGACAATGCCAACAAAGTCGTTTTTTTCATTAGTGATAGAGTAAGGGAGCCCAAATGCAACGACTTCGATTCTTGCTTCTTTCGCTGCTTCTCGAGTTCCTTACGAATGTATACATAGTAGCCAAATACAAGGATTGCTTGATGAACACTGAAGTCGGCAAGGTAGTAAATCAAGTTTGCATTCCAGCATACTGATATCATTTCCTGAGCCAGCTGCTGTTTGTCCTTGCCATCTCGAGAATGTCTGTTTGCGTAGTCTACAATATCCAGCGTCAACTTGTCCATCGTAAACAAATCCACACATTTTTCCGCCATGTACTCATATGCTCTCATTGTCAGCGTGATTGCGTGATACTTTAGCAAGGCTATTGAAAGTTTTCTATAGAATCCTTCCCACCGCTTGTCCCACTCTTTCTGTAACAAAGAAGCTCGATGATAAGAgttgccaacgaaaagaGAAGTAGCATGGTGAACACGTGCTCACGAAAGAGGACTGTCTCTG
Encoded here:
- a CDS encoding predicted protein yields the protein MQVTSRYWNDELKATVARGEIVTQGKMTQRQADKEAEEWSQKEWDKRWEGFYRKLSIALLKYHAITLTMRAYEYMAEKCVDLFTMDKLTLDIVDYANRHSRDGKDKQQLAQEMISVCWNANLIYYLADFSVHQAILVFGYYVYIRKELEKQRKKQESKSLHLGSLTLSLMKKTTLLALSRGVELGMGALGGAMGTLAKPGLGTLAGFNVGDSFAISLTDNLVSTSP
- a CDS encoding predicted protein; this encodes MDTADDSDHNRMRRTCARQKRRSISWRRRMPLGYASFMVIFSLFYLGGDAPATLVAANDDFYTDDYALNNGDGQQSSNADDGTSSYQKEKAQYENIDDDKFHWNQNIGFDGVSIMPLSCINYNNGHMIKFQLYDSNQSYQCHFAEISTFVVSVAHYMRAYFNYQALVDGQSFALPSDAAYLNCVQLESGNSASVLYGKIGCMERETYTSTKLQLHVYTDAQCSQPYDDGQSSRKHAAKGFIVGNNIISSKISFRPPFYSCLTCSPDQVSESFNKQTENWYDDDYIADNSQKRDQEGDNGSSTAYEDKYYSNKDDVSGDGAAVDDDYYGGRLLTTSKEDLQSYRDTFWNEYERIVEKRSLYDNYDVGEWNMCQRIYKYGVWCDEECRSLDFFRTDEWSTSDIALLAIMCTFLTGMMVLIVAKRLKAQHKARIYGDFEPMPGLPPFAMAVIFLVTITAVVILAKFKFVNETLVFAVATCILLFIYMLKLTLFESRRPVILATPRHEIFGNPLDDHLMT
- a CDS encoding predicted protein, which codes for MGNLLGAPVTEKETHVGTTPEGIPYGVSSMQGWRVHMEDAHITQEELYAIESNVGSGAEVNEIPLDGHSLFAVFDGHGGTFAAMYSGRNFCRVLSRQPKFVDYANFSKEWAETETTTMNSEKSVEGEGDSGTTACVVVVTPEWIICANAGDSRSVFSRSGTKVVPLSYDHKPDDDEEQQRIRAAGGYVAGGRVEGDLAVSRGLGDYRFKRLDVVLAANSEVPSLEMKPGDQKVSPIPDIMVQDRDTLQDEFIIIACDGIWDVQTNYEAVKTVSQLFQEGESNVGLICEEVSVLFRRRLL
- a CDS encoding predicted protein — its product is SSYPSTPSAIFENPGVFEKFGTDCLFFIFYYAQGTYQQYLAARELKKQSWRFHKKYMTWFQRHEEPKITTDEYEQGTYVYFDYETGWCTRIKTDFRFEYSFLEDTLQ